From the genome of Colias croceus chromosome 9, ilColCroc2.1, one region includes:
- the LOC123694597 gene encoding uncharacterized protein LOC123694597, protein MAFLIAIAIFIIILIYYILYKEDSKPIFGVYLVPGKWYYLKHAVFSCLYYFRKYANKYKAAGRDGRAGQGVKAIANPAEMDRAQPLSDHAKAFDAVFFISSKKDESDKGIYVVMGCERRPMGMCNGLFYIGLPEKGLLCSKKIPDTVLFGAEIGEFGAEGIQIIPVEPMKKWTLSYKGQMWYQNDPEKVVDVEFTGEWSATSNYFDYDTDLHPPAVIKSIAREKWSKEYFQGLKTAHQSHYEQFGTLKCKFSIENENFELTLPSFRDHSFGHTRDWSLMHRYAFHHIFLQNGVSLSVGVICQPCTASRFEAGVVSLPNGEVHAIEWVDLQLYQHGENGIAPKDYAFTCKAGENEYTVQVLVEYESVHYVSEEWEARMVERFCKFIVNGTPGRGVSEFHYRYKDGRPETAAKNDPEWYRKMCHKI, encoded by the exons ATGGCTTTCTTGATAGCGAtcgctatttttattataattttaatatattatattctgtatAAAGAGGATTCTAAACCCATATTTGGGGTGTATTTAGTGCCGGGAAAGTGGTACTATTTGAAACATGCTGTGTTTTCGTGTTTGTACTATTTTAGAAAA TATGCCAATAAATACAAGGCAGCAGGTCGTGATGGCAGGGCGGGGCAGGGCGTCAAAGCTATAGCAAATCCAGCTGAAATGGACCGAGCGCAACCTCTAAGTGACCACGCCAag gCATTCGACGCAGTATTCTTTATCTCATCAAAAAAAGATGAGTCCGACAAAGGCATCTATGTTGTTATGGGGTGCGAACGTCGACCTATGGGCATGTGTAACGGCTTATTTTATATTGGG ttgCCTGAAAAAGGTCTGCTCTGTAGTAAGAAGATTCCCGACACGGTCCTGTTTGGGGCAGAAATTGGTGAATTTGGTGCTGAAGGTATTCAAATAATTCCAGTAGAGCCGATGAAGAAATGGACATTGTCCTACAAAGGGCAGATGTG GTACCAAAACGACCCGGAAAAGGTGGTAGACGTGGAATTCACAGGCGAATGGTCAGCCACCAGCAATTACTTCGACTACGACACCGACCTACATCCGCCAGCTGTCATCAAATCGATAGCTAGAGAGAAGTGGAGCAAGGAGTACTTCCAAGGCCTGAAAAC GGCACATCAATCACACTACGAACAATTTGGAACACTGAAGTGCAAATTCAGCATCGAAAATGAAAACTTTGAATTGACTCTACCATCCTTCCGGGATCACAGCTTTg GACACACCCGCGACTGGTCGCTAATGCACAGATACGCTTTCCACCACATTTTCCTACAAAACGGCGTCAGTCTCAGCGTGGGCGTGATCTGTCAACCCTGCACTGCGTCCAG attCGAAGCCGGTGTAGTATCCTTACCAAACGGAGAAGTGCATGCGATTGAATGGGTAGACTTGCAACTGTATCAACACGGAGAAAATGGCATCGCACCGAAGGATTATGCTTTTACTTGCAAGGCGGGAGAAAATGAGTATACCGTTCAG GTACTAGTAGAATACGAATCAGTCCACTACGTATCCGAAGAATGGGAAGCTCGAATGGTAGAAAGATTCTGCAAGTTTATTGTAAACGGAACTCCAGGCCGTGGTGTATCCGAATTCCACTATAGATACAAAGATGGCCGCCCAGAAACTGCCGCCAAAAATGATCCGGAGTGGTATAGGAAAATGTGCCATaagatttga